TCGTCACACGGtgcaaaatgtctgcaggtTGCGCGCCCGCCTGGAAGGCCATGCCTCCCGAGGGCGCCGCAGGACGCATTGGGGGCATCGAGGACCCTGGCCAATCTGAGGCCGAGCCCAACTTGGAGGACGTGGTCGAGGTTCTGGAGCGGGTGCTGGCCAGGTGCAGGCTGGACGTGGCGGTGAGTTGCGTGACCCGTTGATGATGTCGTCAACGATCCCGTGAGTTTGAACGCAAGCATTGTCTGCGCAGCCCCAGGTGTGTAACGACATGGAAAAGAGACTCCGCCTCTTCAAGGACAGCTGGACATCGGGTCGACTGAGTCTTCCTGTGAGGAGACGCATGAGCGCCTTGTCTCAAGGTTTTGCGTCCGTCTGACCGTTGTGGTTCCTCTTTGTTTGTGACTGTGCCGCACGCTTGCCTCTCCAGAATTGCAGGCGGGACACTGGGACCAGGCTGACGAGATCCATCGCTCGCTAATGGTGGATTACGTGACCGAAGTCAGCCAATGGATGGTCGGCGTGAAGCGACTGATCGCCGAAAGCCGCGGCCCTGAGCGTTAGCGGAGGCGCTGTATACATCCCGAGGCACGTCAGACGGCAACGACTCCTGTTAGTCGTGACCTTTGAACTTTTCAAGGTAACGGGAAGAGAATGAGGGAGAATGCTGTTGCCATAGCAACCATCCAGCAGCTGACCAATTGGAGAGCGTCGTCGCCAAGGAAGCTAAACGTTGTTTGTCTATCTGGACGattgctttaaaaataatacatccaTCTGGACGCTTGACttgatgataataatacatgtctatgatgatgtcatgattGTCTTGGACCACTTTTATCCTCTCAAACCTCCTTGTGCGGCCTGGAGGGACCACGTGTAATAAGCGTAACCAGCAGGGGGCGGCAAAGGTTGATTTTAggtgggagggaaaaaaactgcaCGTGACCTTTGTTGGAAAGAATCACGTGACCGGCGGCGCCGGGAACACATGGCCAGAGTTCAATATTGATGAAGCGTTTCAAGGCATACCAAAtgttttgtgaaatgtttGCACTTTTTATTCACCGGAGCTGCTGCCTAGGCATCGACAAAATGAGGATgcagttgccatggcgacccTGCATGCGGGCGTCCCGGCCAATGATTGGCTAACGGTGTGGAGGGGGGGCTGAGTAGGCGGCGAGCAGAACCTGGAGAGGAGCCGCTCTTCGCCATCCCCTCCATCTTCTTCATCTTGCGTCGAAACAAAGCGGTCCTCGTTCTTCTCCTCTGTGGTCTTCGTCCGTCCAACCGCGAACCTTCCTCGTCATCAGCATCGTCACCAGCGCCTGACCCTCGCTCCAGCGCCGGCCgggtcaccatggcaacggtCATTTGCACTCGCTTCACCGAGGAGTATCAACTGTACGAGGAGCTGGGAAAGTAAGTTGAATATTCGTGCGCTTTGCATCGGAGCCTTGATATGTGCTCCGGTGTTTCATAAAGAGGAGATGGTGAGAAGAAGAAATGAGTGGGATGAGTGGCAAACCTCTCTGACCTCATCCCCcacacgcaggcaggcaggcaggtgtGTTACATAAGAGAAAAAGTGGCAGACGTATTCAATCTGGCAAAGCTGCGTATTGATGACCTGTCATCTATCACCTGACCACAATCCCCTTTCCTTGCGTCCTCATTGGCTTCCCCCGTTGCCTTGTTTGGTGTGTATCCTCGTTCTCGTGTCCTTTAAGCCTGGTTTCCTTACTCCCTTGTTTGCAAAGCACTCTCCCTCGTTACCTGGGTCCCCTGGTTCCGTTCT
The sequence above is drawn from the Syngnathus acus chromosome 14, fSynAcu1.2, whole genome shotgun sequence genome and encodes:
- the sra1 gene encoding steroid receptor RNA activator 1 isoform X2, producing MKCNQERGWNDPPQFSYGLQTARTPQKNLLNKRPTLPDAAALPTTLPLAPSGPPPCGLAPPPAGCAPAWKAMPPEGAAGRIGGIEDPGQSEAEPNLEDVVEVLERVLARCRLDVAPQVCNDMEKRLRLFKDSWTSGRLSLPVRRRMSALSQELQAGHWDQADEIHRSLMVDYVTEVSQWMVGVKRLIAESRGPER
- the sra1 gene encoding steroid receptor RNA activator 1 isoform X1, whose amino-acid sequence is MDEMYVKPGNQERGWNDPPQFSYGLQTARTPQKNLLNKRPTLPDAAALPTTLPLAPSGPPPCGLAPPPAGCAPAWKAMPPEGAAGRIGGIEDPGQSEAEPNLEDVVEVLERVLARCRLDVAPQVCNDMEKRLRLFKDSWTSGRLSLPVRRRMSALSQELQAGHWDQADEIHRSLMVDYVTEVSQWMVGVKRLIAESRGPER